One window of the Glycocaulis alkaliphilus genome contains the following:
- a CDS encoding acetyl/propionyl/methylcrotonyl-CoA carboxylase subunit alpha, with product MITKLLIANRGEIACRVIRSARQMGIASVAVYSDADANAPHVKMADEAVHIGPSPARESYLIAERIIQAAKDTGADAIHPGYGFLSENAAFARTCAKNGIIFVGPSPEAIEAMGLKDRAKALMEEAGVPVTPGYHGDNQDADFLKEQADKIGYPVLIKAVAGGGGKGMRKVEKSADFAAALESCRREAASSFGDENVLIEKYITSPRHIEVQVFGDSHGQVVHLFERDCSLQRRHQKVLEEAPAPGMSEEVREAMCSAAVRAAQAVNYAGAGTVEFIVDGSGELRADGFYFMEMNTRLQVEHPVTEMVTGLDLVRLQLEVASGGHVPAQDEITLSGHAIEARLYAEDPVTGFLPSTGVLERLDLPEGREGVRVDSGVEQGGEVTMFYDPMIAKIIAHGGDREEAIERLIDAIDSDVGVWPVRTNAGFLRRALAHPDFGAGDVYTGFIEAHLDELVPPGLPALHYGVAALVLSGAGRGSDPWDSLAGFRLNAAPRVEYGFDAGGERLSVRLAQGGVSVNGEPLQLSDVQGYLGEQGGVVEFVHEDDTLLAAVEHHRDGLLITLQGQAVLVRDHDAAVDADALAGGDAVKAPMPGKVLSLAVKPGDTVAKGQTLAVMEAMKMEMALTAPRDGVVDAVNAAEGQQVNEGDVLVALAEEGE from the coding sequence ATGATAACCAAACTCCTCATTGCCAATCGCGGGGAAATCGCCTGCCGTGTCATCCGTTCGGCGCGCCAGATGGGCATTGCCAGTGTCGCGGTCTATTCGGACGCCGACGCGAACGCCCCGCATGTGAAAATGGCTGATGAGGCGGTGCATATCGGCCCGTCACCGGCACGCGAGAGCTATCTGATCGCCGAGCGCATCATCCAGGCGGCCAAGGACACTGGCGCGGACGCGATCCATCCCGGCTATGGTTTCCTGTCGGAGAATGCCGCCTTCGCCCGTACCTGCGCGAAGAACGGAATCATTTTTGTCGGCCCGAGCCCGGAAGCTATCGAGGCGATGGGCCTGAAAGACCGCGCCAAGGCGCTGATGGAAGAGGCAGGCGTGCCGGTTACGCCCGGCTATCACGGCGATAATCAGGACGCGGACTTCCTAAAAGAGCAGGCCGACAAGATCGGTTATCCGGTGCTCATCAAGGCGGTCGCCGGCGGCGGCGGCAAGGGCATGCGCAAGGTGGAGAAATCGGCCGATTTCGCCGCCGCGCTGGAAAGCTGCCGGCGCGAGGCGGCCTCCAGCTTTGGCGATGAGAACGTCCTGATCGAGAAATACATCACCAGCCCGCGCCATATCGAGGTGCAGGTGTTCGGCGATAGCCATGGACAGGTGGTCCATCTGTTCGAGCGTGACTGCTCGCTGCAGCGCCGCCACCAGAAAGTGCTGGAAGAAGCGCCAGCCCCCGGCATGAGCGAAGAGGTGCGCGAGGCCATGTGCTCGGCGGCTGTGCGCGCCGCGCAGGCGGTCAATTACGCGGGCGCTGGCACGGTGGAGTTCATCGTCGATGGCTCCGGCGAGCTGCGCGCGGACGGTTTCTACTTCATGGAAATGAATACCCGCCTGCAGGTGGAGCATCCCGTCACCGAGATGGTGACAGGGCTAGATCTGGTGCGCCTGCAGCTGGAGGTCGCCTCTGGCGGGCATGTCCCGGCGCAGGACGAGATCACGCTTTCCGGTCATGCCATCGAGGCGCGCCTCTATGCCGAAGACCCGGTGACGGGCTTCCTGCCCTCCACCGGCGTGCTGGAGCGCCTCGATCTGCCCGAGGGCCGTGAGGGCGTGCGCGTGGATTCCGGCGTGGAGCAGGGCGGCGAAGTCACCATGTTCTACGATCCGATGATCGCCAAGATCATCGCCCACGGCGGCGACCGCGAGGAAGCCATTGAGCGCCTCATCGACGCCATTGACAGCGATGTCGGCGTCTGGCCGGTGCGCACCAATGCAGGCTTTTTGCGCCGCGCGCTGGCCCATCCGGACTTCGGCGCAGGCGATGTCTATACCGGCTTTATCGAGGCGCATCTGGATGAACTCGTGCCGCCGGGCCTGCCTGCGCTGCACTATGGCGTGGCGGCGCTGGTCCTCTCCGGGGCCGGGCGCGGCAGCGATCCGTGGGATTCGCTTGCCGGTTTCCGTCTGAACGCCGCGCCGCGCGTGGAGTACGGGTTTGATGCGGGCGGGGAGCGCCTGTCCGTGCGTCTCGCGCAAGGCGGCGTCAGCGTGAACGGTGAACCGCTCCAGCTCAGCGACGTGCAGGGCTATCTGGGTGAGCAGGGCGGGGTGGTCGAGTTCGTTCACGAAGACGACACGCTGCTCGCCGCTGTCGAGCATCATCGCGACGGGCTTCTCATCACCCTGCAGGGCCAGGCCGTGCTGGTGCGCGATCATGATGCTGCCGTCGATGCCGATGCGCTGGCGGGCGGCGATGCGGTCAAGGCGCCCATGCCCGGCAAGGTGCTCTCTCTGGCCGTGAAGCCGGGCGACACCGTCGCCAAGGGCCAGACGCTCGCCGTGATGGAGGCGATGAAGATGGAAATGGCGCTCACCGCCCCGCGCGACGGCGTGGTGGATGCGGTCAATGCCGCCGAAGGCCAGCAGGTCAATGAAGGCGATGTGCTGGTCGCGCTGGCGGAAGAGGGGGAGTAG
- a CDS encoding enoyl-CoA hydratase-related protein — protein sequence MSQNDVLLSVTPGGTAIITLNRPDKHNAFNADVIATLSDMFETLRANTDEVRMVVLRGAGPSFSAGADLEWMKAAADWTHDDNEEDALGLARMLRRLHDLPQLTVALVQGAAMGGGAGLVAACDVAIAVKDTKFRFSEVRLGLTPATISPFVVRAIGPRWAKALFATAEGFDGEFAHKIGLAQYVVDSADDLDDALEMVAKLVFAAAPGAVAASKALVDEVTGQEIDDRLGKHTAKLIADRRVSKEGREGLAAFLEKRKPGWVK from the coding sequence ATGAGCCAGAACGATGTCCTTCTGTCCGTCACGCCGGGCGGCACCGCGATCATCACGCTGAACCGCCCCGACAAGCACAACGCCTTCAACGCCGACGTGATCGCCACCCTGTCGGATATGTTCGAGACGCTGCGCGCCAATACTGACGAGGTGCGTATGGTGGTCCTGCGCGGGGCTGGCCCCAGCTTCTCTGCCGGGGCGGATCTGGAATGGATGAAGGCGGCCGCCGACTGGACCCATGACGATAATGAGGAAGACGCGCTGGGCCTGGCGCGCATGCTGCGCCGCCTGCACGACCTGCCGCAGCTGACTGTGGCGCTGGTGCAGGGCGCGGCCATGGGCGGCGGGGCCGGGCTGGTGGCCGCCTGCGATGTCGCCATCGCGGTGAAAGACACCAAATTCCGCTTCTCCGAAGTGCGCCTCGGCCTGACGCCCGCCACCATCTCGCCCTTCGTGGTCCGGGCCATCGGCCCGCGCTGGGCCAAGGCCCTGTTCGCCACCGCCGAAGGCTTTGACGGCGAGTTCGCCCATAAAATCGGCCTCGCCCAGTATGTGGTGGACAGCGCGGACGATCTCGATGACGCGCTGGAAATGGTCGCAAAGCTGGTCTTTGCCGCTGCGCCGGGCGCGGTCGCGGCCTCCAAGGCGCTGGTGGACGAGGTGACGGGGCAGGAGATTGATGACCGGCTTGGCAAGCACACGGCCAAGCTGATCGCTGACCGGCGGGTTTCCAAGGAGGGCCGGGAGGGCCTTGCCGCCTTCCTTGAAAAGCGCAAGCCGGGCTGGGTGAAGTAA
- a CDS encoding NAD(P)H-dependent oxidoreductase: MARSILLVNGHPDPSKERFCHALCNAYQEGAHEGGNAVARVDIGALEFAFLENAQAFVTPPPVDIAAVQAMLERADHMVLVHPLWLGTLPARTKAFLEHLARNDFLVKTEVKGMWPAKRMRGKSARIVMTMGMPGFAYNIFYRAHSLKALEAGIFQMAGFKPVQHTIFGAIDFSAESRQRMLAKMRALGRAGK, encoded by the coding sequence ATGGCGCGTTCCATCCTTCTGGTAAACGGACACCCCGATCCCTCGAAGGAGCGGTTCTGCCATGCCTTGTGCAATGCCTATCAGGAGGGCGCGCACGAGGGGGGCAACGCGGTGGCGCGGGTGGATATAGGCGCGCTGGAATTTGCCTTTCTGGAGAATGCGCAAGCCTTCGTCACGCCGCCGCCGGTCGATATTGCCGCCGTTCAGGCCATGCTGGAGCGGGCCGATCACATGGTGCTCGTTCACCCGCTATGGCTTGGCACCCTGCCTGCGCGCACCAAGGCATTTCTGGAGCATCTCGCCCGCAATGATTTCCTTGTGAAGACCGAGGTGAAGGGCATGTGGCCGGCCAAGCGTATGCGCGGCAAGTCAGCGCGTATCGTGATGACCATGGGCATGCCGGGCTTTGCCTACAACATTTTCTACCGCGCCCATTCCCTGAAAGCGCTGGAGGCCGGTATCTTCCAGATGGCGGGGTTCAAACCCGTCCAGCACACGATTTTCGGTGCCATTGATTTCAGCGCTGAGAGCCGCCAGCGCATGCTGGCGAAAATGCGCGCGCTCGGCCGCGCCGGGAAATAG
- a CDS encoding DUF817 domain-containing protein, with protein MLSLRQLEAAFHARREALRARLVRGRWSGYAFEFLAFGIKQGWACLFGALMLALLLATFLYYPADAPLARYDFLTLAAIAIQIGMLAFGLENWEEARVIAVFHLVGTVMEIFKVTMGSWIYPEAGGAILVIAGVPLFSGFMYAAVGSYIARVWRLFDFRYDRFPPLWLQGLLGLAIYVNFFTHHFTIDIRLGLFAASALIYGPCVIWFRPDRVHRCMPLLLAAILTALFIWFAENIGTFARAWAYPGQESGWHMVSLAKLGSWYLLMIISFVLVAAVHRASVARLRLRA; from the coding sequence ATGCTCTCCCTGCGCCAGCTTGAGGCTGCGTTTCACGCGCGCCGCGAAGCCTTGCGAGCCCGGCTCGTGCGCGGGCGATGGAGCGGCTATGCGTTCGAGTTTCTGGCCTTCGGCATCAAGCAGGGCTGGGCCTGCCTGTTCGGCGCGCTCATGCTCGCCCTGCTGCTGGCGACTTTCCTCTACTATCCTGCCGATGCGCCGCTCGCCCGTTATGATTTCCTGACCCTTGCCGCCATTGCCATCCAGATTGGCATGCTCGCTTTCGGGCTGGAAAACTGGGAGGAGGCGCGCGTCATTGCCGTCTTCCATCTGGTCGGCACGGTCATGGAAATCTTCAAGGTGACGATGGGGTCGTGGATCTATCCCGAAGCGGGCGGGGCAATTCTGGTCATCGCGGGCGTGCCGCTCTTTTCCGGCTTCATGTATGCGGCCGTGGGCAGCTATATCGCGCGGGTCTGGCGGCTTTTCGATTTCCGCTATGACCGCTTCCCGCCTTTGTGGCTGCAGGGCCTGTTGGGACTTGCGATTTACGTGAACTTCTTCACTCACCACTTCACCATCGACATCCGCCTTGGTCTCTTCGCAGCTAGCGCGCTCATCTACGGGCCGTGTGTGATCTGGTTCCGGCCAGACAGGGTGCATCGCTGCATGCCGTTACTGCTGGCTGCGATTCTGACCGCGCTCTTCATCTGGTTTGCCGAGAATATCGGCACCTTCGCCAGAGCCTGGGCCTATCCGGGGCAGGAATCTGGCTGGCACATGGTCTCGCTCGCCAAGCTCGGCTCCTGGTATCTGCTGATGATTATCAGCTTCGTGCTGGTGGCGGCGGTCCACCGCGCCTCCGTTGCGCGCTTGCGTCTGCGCGCCTGA